A region of Massilia sp. KIM DNA encodes the following proteins:
- the sppA gene encoding signal peptide peptidase SppA, protein MAFKPFSALRRGVVWLWSALDATRRTFFNLLFLLFLIVLLWMVFGGGGVKPIAGNTALVLELKGDLVEQYQANLRETVLDSVGGDSKRTVRLRDVLVVLEKAAEDPNISTVVLLLDEMEGGGLAMLREFGAAIDKVKAGGKKVVAWSGNYDQKRYLVASHADEVYVHPMGMVLIEGFGRHKNYYRDALDKLGVTVNLMKVGTYKSFAEPFIANGPSDAAREADAYLFNALWAGYTGEIEKNRRLEGGAVARLIDTLPQQMEAAGGNAAKVALANKLVDGLKTRDEMRAMLIKRGVYEESYKSFRQVGFYDYLSRHQQKPFGDAVGVIVAAGNITEGLGGPGVVGGLTTANLIRQAREDDEIKAVVLRVDSPGGSAYGSELIRRELELTRAAGKPVVVSMGSTAASGGYWIAMAADEIIADPYTVTGSIGVFAILPTADKVRDKLGIHTEGVTTTWLADAYNPLRPLDPRFGQLVQSSINHVYNEFTTKAAAARKTTPAKIDEVGQGRVWTGAQAKDRGLVDRLGGYRDALDSAARRAKLDGDYRVAYIERPVNRIERFLQMMGASAAQAVNIQVKLGLLEEALPAGPVAQVAEDMAFLSELSEGRKPFAAVTHCLCASP, encoded by the coding sequence ATGGCCTTCAAGCCCTTCAGTGCCCTGAGACGCGGTGTCGTCTGGCTGTGGAGCGCGCTCGACGCGACCCGCCGCACTTTCTTCAACCTCTTGTTCCTTCTGTTCCTCATCGTGCTGCTGTGGATGGTGTTCGGCGGCGGCGGCGTCAAGCCGATCGCCGGCAATACCGCCCTGGTGCTGGAGCTCAAGGGCGACCTGGTGGAGCAGTACCAGGCCAACCTGCGCGAGACGGTGCTGGACAGCGTCGGTGGCGACAGCAAGCGCACCGTGCGCCTGCGCGACGTGCTGGTGGTGCTGGAGAAGGCCGCCGAGGACCCGAACATTTCGACCGTCGTGCTGCTGCTGGACGAAATGGAAGGCGGCGGCCTGGCCATGCTGCGCGAGTTCGGCGCCGCCATCGACAAGGTCAAGGCCGGCGGCAAGAAGGTGGTGGCCTGGAGCGGCAACTACGACCAGAAGCGCTACCTGGTGGCATCGCACGCCGACGAGGTCTACGTGCACCCGATGGGCATGGTCCTGATCGAGGGCTTCGGCCGCCACAAGAACTACTACCGCGACGCGCTGGACAAGCTGGGCGTGACGGTCAACCTGATGAAAGTCGGCACCTACAAGAGCTTCGCCGAGCCCTTCATCGCCAACGGCCCCTCGGACGCCGCGCGTGAGGCCGACGCCTACCTGTTCAATGCCCTGTGGGCCGGCTACACCGGCGAAATCGAGAAGAACCGCCGTCTCGAAGGCGGCGCCGTGGCGCGCCTGATCGACACCCTGCCGCAGCAGATGGAGGCGGCGGGCGGCAACGCCGCCAAGGTGGCGCTGGCCAACAAGCTGGTGGACGGCCTCAAGACCCGCGACGAGATGCGCGCCATGCTGATCAAGCGCGGCGTCTATGAAGAGAGCTACAAGTCCTTCCGCCAGGTCGGCTTCTACGACTACCTGTCGCGCCACCAGCAGAAGCCCTTCGGCGACGCGGTGGGCGTGATCGTCGCCGCCGGCAACATCACCGAAGGCCTGGGTGGTCCGGGCGTGGTCGGCGGCCTGACCACCGCCAACCTGATCCGCCAGGCGCGCGAGGACGACGAGATCAAGGCGGTGGTGCTGCGCGTCGATTCGCCCGGCGGCAGCGCCTACGGCTCCGAGCTGATCCGCCGCGAGCTGGAGCTGACCCGCGCGGCCGGCAAGCCGGTGGTGGTGTCGATGGGCAGCACGGCGGCCTCCGGCGGCTACTGGATCGCGATGGCGGCCGACGAGATCATCGCCGACCCCTACACCGTCACCGGCTCGATCGGGGTGTTCGCCATCCTGCCGACCGCCGACAAGGTGCGCGACAAGCTGGGCATCCACACCGAGGGCGTGACCACCACCTGGCTGGCCGACGCCTACAACCCGCTGCGCCCGCTCGATCCGCGCTTCGGCCAGCTGGTCCAGAGCAGCATCAACCACGTCTACAACGAGTTCACCACCAAGGCAGCGGCCGCGCGCAAGACCACGCCCGCCAAGATCGACGAAGTGGGACAGGGCCGGGTCTGGACCGGCGCCCAGGCCAAGGACCGCGGCCTGGTCGACCGCCTGGGCGGCTATCGCGACGCCCTGGATTCGGCGGCCCGCCGCGCCAAGCTGGACGGCGACTACCGCGTCGCCTACATCGAGCGTCCGGTCAACCGGATCGAGCGCTTCCTGCAGATGATGGGAGCGTCGGCGGCCCAGGCCGTCAATATCCAGGTCAAGCTGGGCCTGCTGGAAGAAGCGCTGCCGGCCGGCCCGGTGGCCCAGGTGGCCGAGGACATGGCCTTCCTGTCCGAACTGAGCGAGGGCCGCAAGCCTTTCGCTGCCGTCACCCACTGCCTGTGCGCCTCGCCGTGA